AACgacttttttattctatacttCCAACCTAGAAAACAAGTTGtgctttttgtaaattattgattaCTTTAACGACGGTGCGTTTACGCAAATATTTTCGATTTCTGATTGAACAAACACATTGATTTCGACGTAATATGACCAAATTTATAACCATATTATCAAaagtaatttgattttttgttaacattttcatataggtaaatatgcctgtttttattcaaaccaCGTTTGGACGCTTAATTATACTCGTTTACCGATtgagaatttatattttggacattaattatataattgttacGCCGCTATATAAAGTAGATAATGCAACACAAGTAcacatagttattttttatttatttttattgcaaaattgaTATTCGTGTAgctttaagtaggtacctacgtattattttccatttctaTAGggagaaaagtaaaaaaacatatacacTACATAAAAACGCTTTGTGAAATTTATAGGTAAATTTCTGTGGGGCAGAAACTGGCTATTCGACAGGGAAAAAAAATTCAGGCACGCTAATTGAATGTcactttacattattaaagTGACATCAGTcttattaattacgagattCACATCTCATTAAAGAAATAGAATcagaaatgctttttgacttaACAACAGTAACGTGATAATACATTACTGGATTTAGGTACTATTTTATATGTCTCATTAAACAAAtagaataagaaatattttttgacttaACAACCGTGTCGTGATAATAACTGACAACCCTCATGTAAAATTATGTGCAGTTAGTTTAgttaattagaaaaaagtatgtgatttgactagttagagcccagcagtgggacaacaTATTATAACTGCTACCTGGTCAAAAGGCCGCCTGCCAATATGGAACATGATATACAGCAACGGCGCCTTATTCAAAGGAACTTCCACTTCACTGGATTCTTGTATGTCTAACTCCTTGTGTATCCTTTCGGCATGAACTTGTAAATGGTCGGATATTACCTGAAAATTTATAGTGTACATATGGTCACCGTGATAAAGGTCAAACAGAAGCAAAAGAAGCGTAGGTACAGTCACCATCACATCAAACtaaccaaattcattgcaaactcaccgCAATCACTACGGCATAAATATCACTTTAATAATGACTTTATATGCGGTGAATTTGAACTATAGTGAGACAATGGAAAacgtttatataatttatttctaatttaaacataacaaaaagaTTATAACGGTAGTTATACTTGTTTTTAaccccccgacgcaaaaagttaaaggggagttataagtttgaccgcgaAGTGTTTATATGTACGTGTCAccatagctcatcaacgggtgaaccgatttaatgggattctttttatttgatagcaaatttttaagCGGTGGTTTTTCTATATGTTTGATCgattgaaatcggttcagccgttcaaaatttgtagcgaaatgaatattgaaagtcggggttttttttatttgtctaacaattaaacttatcTATGAGTAAAGATACTTGCCACATCATACCTTATTAATCAAGTCGAATTAGATGCTTTTTCAAAgtgttgttacaaaaatatctatatatctattgtGAAAGTGTTGGCTCTCGTATATAAAGTGGCTTTTCACTTTATATACGAGAGCCAACTTTTAGTAGCGGAGCGAAAAATCTTCCGGAAAATCCTCGGCCCCACTAAGAAATTAGACGGAAGTTCGGAAAAAATGCGAAATAAAGGAGCTCGTGAAAAAGTCTAACATATTAGGCGTGATAAAGCCACAGTGACTACGCTGGCTTGGTCATCTAGATAGAATGAGGGAGGATCGTGGCGTTAAATCGGCTTATCAGGGAAAGTTGTCGGAGAGGCGCCCAGTCGGACGTCCCAGATATCGCCGGAGCGACGCTGTGAAGGCTGATCTGCACGAGCTGGGAGAACTCCGTGCAGAACAGAAGATTATGGCGTACTCGCGTTTCGGAGGCCAAAATCCACTTTGGGTTAATATATTGTCTTTAAATTAGTAGTAAATGGAGAGAATAATaaacgatttatttttgtctaaacattTACTTACTAAACTATTCATTTACTTACTCGAAGACTATCTCTGCCGGGTGGCGTCATCAGTATCTGAGTAGTCAAAGCCGCTGCATCACTTGTCCGCTCTGCGTTCGCGCCTGGCACATCTCCCTTAGAATGTATATAACAATTGGTTACTTGActggatataaaataaattattttaatatattgataagatatatttaaataaccaaatataataattaacaatgtCAGTTTAATTATTCAGTGTTATTAATTATGTGATTAATACAATCTTTTCGGTCtcactaaattatattagaaatactTTTCTGGCATTCTATATGCATGAATacgtttaaaatgtaattgaagTTACCACTAAATATATCCAAATCGTTTAATCTACATCGGAGATCATAGTAACGAATAaactaaacatatataaaagtaaaattatttactgttcataatattagtaaagaagtatatatgtaggtagataACAAGCACTTAAATTTATCGGTTTTGTCTAAAGTATTCGATCCAGTTTTTGTAGAAACTACTGGTCCATGGTGTTCGCAAGCGAcactaattttttatattacttataagcATCAATTACATAGTATTAATGTACTCtgtgttttgaataaaatgaataatttaatcttGTAGCAAGACGTCTTTTCTCACacttgtcactagatggcgctagtatCAGATTAGAACGCGCTATGGTTACGTTTACGCCGCAGGATATAAACTGAATACATGATAACTGTCTTCAAATACGCTAGCGTCCAATTGTCTCCTACGGAACTTTTGGACCTACCGACTAAATCTACATATCCTAGGCGGCGCTATTTAAAACCTACTTCTTTCCGCTTAGGGACATTCCATTGGGATTTCTGGACCTCGGTCGGCTATTAAATTAGTATAGTATCTATCACATAAGGAATAAAGAACATTTAAAGATCATCGGTTTTCTTCATCCTCCTCATTGAATTCAGCCACCCTGCTATACCTGGCGCCCAACGTGGGGCCCGAACCCACGACCTTAAGATTAAGTCTCAATCTTAAATTTCACTAACTAAGCAGACAGACACAAGGTTACCTCTTCAAACATCTCTGCAAACTCAGGAAAATCCTCCAGGCCGAATTGGTTGGACAACGTGACTGTGTTCTTAGACTGTGACACCAGTAGTTCTATCTCTTGCGTGTGTTTGTGGTCCTCGTCTATGGAGCATAGAGCTTCGGCTATGGCTAAAGCGATAGACGAAGGCGAACTATGACTGCCGTCGAAACTCACTGAACTTGACGTCGCTAcggaattaattttattataattataccattgtatattcttataaaacaaagtcatctgccgtgtctgtctgtttgcgataaactcaaaaactactgcacggattttcaccaatagatagtgtggttcttgaggaaggtttatgtgatAGAGTAGAGTAGTAACgctacatatttatattggaTATAGTTTGCTTACTTGTGTTACCAAGGTTGACAATCCTCACATGTTTCCTTGGCTTATTCGACCTGTGGCTCATGTGCGCGTCGCCATTGGCCGCTAATGCTACTGCAAATacaatactataaaattaataaaatatatatcctcATTAATATATGCGAATGTAATGAACACTTCACGCTCTTACACTCAACCAATCatcttgtaatttttcatacatgtattttgaagtatggagaaggacatagagcACCTTTCATACCGGAAAAATATCTGTTGCCGTGGGAAATTCATGCGGGCGAAGGCGCCGGCAGAAGCTAGtgcaattataaatattgtcttGTGGCCAAAATAGATTCCACTTTTTAACTTGCAAATGGCGCATGATATGAAACAACAAATGATTACAGCCAAACAAAATATGattgttcgtttgtttgtcACTGCAAAGTAAATCGTTAAGGAGTTCCTTCGTCGGATGCACTGTCAAATCATCATGCTAACATAAAATGCATTGGAAAACTGGCTTTGATTACAGTCAAacgaaaaaacatattttatttgtggccTTGCGGactttgtcacgcgttgaacaATAAAAGCggtaaaaatgacatttttgtaaataaaacttatacatATTTCCACCGATTCCTagaacattaaattaattacagcGAAAATTACTATAAGATTTACCTTGCTGTTCTTTCAAAGTCTCTTTCTTGGCCCAATTCAACATTTCTTCATAGGAAATAGTGATGAGAAGTTGTAATAAAACAGATCCGCCCACAGGGTGTATATGGGAAGGCAAAGTTTTCTCAATGATTGTACATGCGTTCATAAAGGTACGCGGCACGCAATCGAGCGATCGGGAGATGCAAGTTAGACATAGGGACATCGTctgtaataaaacaatgtacaGTTAGCAGcatatcaacctacccaaattaatttgaaataaacctGAAATTGTGTgtttaaatgttgtaaaatataaataatatgataagaATTCAATAAACTGTGAACAACCATACCACTTCTTTTTGGTATTTTGATGTCCCTAATTTACTTTTGCAGCAGAAAACTGAACAATGCAATATGTCAACTCTACTTAATCTAGGTAGGAATCCGAGTACACTTACTTTTTTCACCCGTTCAAGCCTGAATATGCTTATATTTCGCTTTTGTTATGGCATAGGGGGTAAGTCTAGCCCTGTCCTTTTTAGCAGTACATAGGTAGTGATTAAAACAGATTTCTTAGTTACAAAACACAatatgtacattataattttacaataagtgGAATTTACTAATTTACGATCGtactttcttattttaacCCGAGAATTACATATATTCAAGTATAATCCAATATATTCAAGTTTTACCTGATACATAGAAGCGCCGCTCTGCACAGCGTTAACTAATATCGGAGGCATGAACTGCAGCGCCGATCCCACTATTGCGAGTATTCCGGCCAACCACGGCGGTCTACGGTCGCACCACACCTTTAAATAAttccaattttaatattttctctaGCGTCCGACCGAAACTATGGAGATTTTGGCAGAAACCGAAACCAAAATTTTCGGCTAGTAATACtactttttttaacaattataaaagtaacGCTAGTTTTCAACccagatatattttatttactattgatgtaaaaaaactagtttttacTGGTTTTAAGTTTgggtcataaaatcacagttgAATTTTCAACGGTGATTTTATACGTAATTATAGTGACCTCGACTTTACTGACATATAACAGCGACTATATAGTTTGATATATAGCGACTATagtctaaaaaaaaactactgcacctGTCTTTTATCCAAACAAGAGGCCCAGTCTCTTCCAGAAATTTCCAAGGCATAACACAGAGTAGACTTCAACTCCACCTTACTTCCTATCGTAGCCAGAATATATGTGAGGGCGCCAGCAGTACGAGCGAATTCTTCCCCAACTGAAATGGTGAAAcaagttttacaaaaatcgTAGCCGATGTGAcctttataatgtaataacgcatttatttttatttgcaatgtatttatttttatatgctttaatttatttttatatgctttataataatgtattgccatggaaactaaagttatttgtaatttatttttctatgctttataataatgtattgccatggaaactaaagttatttgtaatttatttttctatgctttataataatgtattgccatggaaactaaagttatttgtaatttatttttctatgctttataataatgtattgccatggaaactaaagttatttgtaatttatttttatatgcgttataataatgtattgccatggaaactaaagttatttgtaatttatttttatatgctttataataatgtattgccatggaaactaaagttatttgtaatttatttttctatgctttataataatgtattgccatggaaactaaagttatttgtaatttatttttctatgctttataataatgtattgccatggaaactaaagttatttgtaatttatttttatatgcgttataataatgtattgccatggaaactaaagttatttgtaatttatttttctatgctttataataatgtattgccatggaaactaaagttatttgtaatttatttttatatgctttataataatgtattgccatggaaactaaagttatttgtaatttatttttctatgctttataataatgtattgccatggaaactaaagttatttgtaatttatttttatatgctttataataatgtattgccatggaaactaaagttatttgtaatttatttttctatgctttataataatgtattgccatggaaactaaagttatttgtaatttatttttctatgctttataataatgtattgccatggaaactaaagttatttgtaatttatttttatatgcgttataataatgtattgccatggaaactaaagttatttgtaatttatttttctatgctttataataatgtattgccatggaaactaaagttatttgtaatttatttttatatgctttataataatgtattgccatggaaactaaagttatttgtaatttatttttctatgctttataataatgtattgccatggaaactaaagttatttgtaatttatttttatatgctttataataatgtattgccatggaaactaaagttatttgtaatttatttttctatgctttataataatgtattgccatggaaactaaagttatttgtaatttatttttctatgctttataataatgtattgccatggaaactaaagttatttgtaatttatttttatatgctttataataatgtactgCCATGGAAACTaaagttatttgtaatttatttttatatgctttataataatgtattgccatggaaactaaagttatttgtaatttatttttatatgctttataataatgtattgccatggaaactaaagttatttgtaatttatttttatatgctttataataatgtattgccATGGAAACTAAAGTTAGACGTAGGACGAACGACGGGAGGTAGTTGAAATATaacttgcaaaatttgattacagGCAAACATCGAGacaagtgaaactaaataaaagcttgtacaATAGGTATATCTAATAGGATTGTTGCCTTGAACTTATTAGTTCACCAAGAGTCATGTATCtcagttagtttatctgtcagattacaaagCCTTTGATATTCTACCAAAGAGCAGTGATAGGCAAACATAAGAAAATTTGTAATGTACTTTGCTTATCTTTAGTGAACTTGCAGAAACCATCAGCTGTACACAAAAACCCTTCACACTTCATAGGCCTCCCGTCCACACTGTACCATAGACCGTCGGCAGGCCATCGAGAGTTGTCTATGGACATGTGTCTTATGGCGTGGATGAGGAGCATTCGGGCTAGGTAGCAGTTTCGCATCATCAGCACCTGAAAAATATGAACTATACGATGATGTTGATGATGACCGACCGATTTCGGTGTTCGAAACAACTTCAACGATTTCGAATTCGCCGGTGTGCTCGCATGTGACTGTGttttgttgcatagcatttATGCCAAGTTCcaagtagatcagtaaagattttcgttatttttcatacaaactttacccccaatttttaccccttcaggagtcgaattttgaaaattcctttcttatctgagcaccacgtaataacctaaagctactgcccaaatttcgcatttatagcctctatggtttaggctgggtgttgattagtaaaaaacgcttgttcttttatatatatatggatattatgtattagtttattttatttactgcgcCAACGCCTCTCTCCATTATCGTTTCCTACCACCCcaaggttgactggaagagatcgctTAAACGATAAGTCCTTTGtgcctttttttattttattttgtatggtgatatttctttttttgtttatttcactttTGGTGCAATTaagagtattgtattgtatacaaATGCAATTAATAACTAGCGGCTGTGTTATGGGAATGACTCCGCCTCGGCTCGCGGGTGGAAACAAACCTCCTAACTGAATCActctattaaaaaatcccgcatcaaaatccgttagATCTAAGCATAGATAGggacggacagacagcgggaagagactttgttttatattatgtaattattgtaatgattCTTCTAGATATAACATGGTTTAATCAAACATGCGCAAGACAAGGACAGTGCCGTTTTTGTCTTTCTTACTCGTTTCGCAAGGCTCGTTCCGCGCAGTTGGTCCATCTAACTTCCCGGCCCTAGGCAAGATTACGCGGGTAACACCGCGTggtgcagctagtaaataaatcatgACATCTCACCTTGACAACCAATGAGCAGGCTGGTTGCGGTTGTGCAAGTAAGACAAACAGCTCCAGACCTATAGCTGTCTTGTCTGGCAAGTGTGTAGTGGGTATGGTGACGTCATGGTTTATATCGAACAGATTGGGACTGACAAATGTGAACCATGGGTACGGACCGTCTTTTGTGGCGTTCAATGAATCATTTTCCTTGAATACCTGAAGGTGGAAGAAGATACAGTGACAGGgctattaaattatgtttttttataatatatccatttgcaatattattgttacatttCCTCACAATGCAGGCAGCATGAGCTTTATAGTGTCGACACAGGTATATTCTGTATTGAGATTCTGAAATAATGTTGTGGTTAGCCCTTGATCGACTTTTACAATCGCCGCGGTTTTACAATCATAAACTAGTCGGACCACTGCCCGGTCCgcttttctacattttcttctCACAATTCGCATACATATAGTGATGACATAACGTTTACTAAAATTCCTACCTGATGAATAAAATGCAGCTCAGCACCCCTAtagacaaaacatttaaagaGTTCATTGCACTTTGCGTGGACGTCTCTGACGTCACGCGTCTGCAGCTTGA
The genomic region above belongs to Plodia interpunctella isolate USDA-ARS_2022_Savannah chromosome 7, ilPloInte3.2, whole genome shotgun sequence and contains:
- the LOC128671390 gene encoding uncharacterized protein LOC128671390, which codes for MEVIEDGNIMDRIPILLQRDFEYYQKNQTVLSETICQGVVGGRLDFPRNASFAAVKIVIWLEEEFSIAFQHGSGMFVVTEDVEKSDGGVAKTSDPDKFVHLAIKSSDLLLEHLHVLAQEALDHADLPVLTATLGAAALLKNSLYCYVQHVEDTSSNDKISAMQACYKRYVTMSEAVAERVLDLHSRVLSLYILQDSGGRPIDENKMVQQTGTPSVQGWWLYMNGSRKDLWDTVPPRMAQRIFAGMLNETLTILTVRYCQTNTTSSTTPLLLNDILNILLCVAQLLPSICTSGSDLAGLDVKLQTRDVRDVHAKCNELFKCFVYRGAELHFIHQVFKENDSLNATKDGPYPWFTFVSPNLFDINHDVTIPTTHLPDKTAIGLELFVLLAQPQPACSLVVKVLMMRNCYLARMLLIHAIRHMSIDNSRWPADGLWYSVDGRPMKCEGFLCTADGFCKFTKDKQIGEEFARTAGALTYILATIGSKVELKSTLCYALEISGRDWASCLDKRQVWCDRRPPWLAGILAIVGSALQFMPPILVNAVQSGASMYQTMSLCLTCISRSLDCVPRTFMNACTIIEKTLPSHIHPVGGSVLLQLLITISYEEMLNWAKKETLKEQQVALAANGDAHMSHRSNKPRKHVRIVNLGNTTTSSSVSFDGSHSSPSSIALAIAEALCSIDEDHKHTQEIELLVSQSKNTVTLSNQFGLEDFPEFAEMFEEGDVPGANAERTSDAAALTTQILMTPPGRDSLRVISDHLQVHAERIHKELDIQESSEVEVPLNKAPLLYIMFHIGRRPFDQFLRGEWPMPWSKLVSMAKIWSGVEGARVHINRRDDIRNIKSHGKSNKQLIELYGMFKPSSESVL